A section of the Bacillus pumilus genome encodes:
- a CDS encoding antimicrobial peptide LCI, giving the protein MKLVKVLTGSALSLALLFSAAPAFATSAHSNAEDVRVTSDFKAQLYTWDITNSTGIFANSFEQDGIKWYIKGITKNSDGTWTAHYEGRRV; this is encoded by the coding sequence ATGAAATTAGTTAAGGTTCTTACTGGATCCGCATTGTCACTCGCTTTACTTTTTTCCGCAGCACCGGCATTTGCTACAAGTGCACATTCTAATGCAGAGGATGTCCGTGTTACAAGTGATTTTAAAGCTCAACTTTACACATGGGATATTACCAACTCTACTGGTATTTTTGCCAATTCGTTTGAACAAGATGGGATTAAGTGGTATATAAAGGGCATCACTAAAAATTCTGATGGAACTTGGACAGCTCATTATGAGGGTAGACGAGTATAA